From the genome of Ovis aries strain OAR_USU_Benz2616 breed Rambouillet chromosome 5, ARS-UI_Ramb_v3.0, whole genome shotgun sequence:
TGTGAAGAGATGAGGTTACTGGGGCCATAATGGCAAAGCAGGAGAGATGGCCTGGGATGGTGCATTAGCTTCAAATACCTACTTAAAATTTACTGTGGGGGGAGGTAAATTGCATCCGTCAGCTTCCCAGAGGCATTTAAGGCTctcgggggtggagggggggcagAAAAGAGGAATAGGGGTGTCCCCAACATAGGAACTACAGGCTCTATGAAGTGGGTTCTGGGCTCAGCTGGCTTGCCCTGCAGCTCCCAGCTACTCTAGAAGTAGAGTGGAAAGCTCAGGGTGGGAGCAGGGTCTGTTCTCAGCTTGAGTCCAGCACTGACCCTGGTGGCCAAGCATTCACACCGAGCATTATTGAAGTCCTGGGGTCTTCTGGTGAGAAAGGTTACTTCTGCTCTTTCCTCCCCACCAACAACTTGGCCCCACCAGTAGTTGctgcttaaaaaagaaacaccCGCAGACTCACCACATTTTAGTTTTAGGATTTACTTCCCCCACATCACATTCTTGAAACTATCTTCACTGAAGCTCAACAGGAAACAGCGCTGTCGGAGAAGATGCTGGCTTTGCTGTTGTGAAGTAGCTGTTGGAGCTGCTTAGGAAGAATACGTGCCTCGGGACCACGGAGATGTCTGAATGTGGGCGGCAGGAGGGCAGCCAACTGGCCCGCCACCAAGCCAACTGTTTTTGGAGCAGGTGCCCAGGTTGTGCCTAAGTTCCTTCAcatgggtgggggcagggcttgCACCTCCTCTAGGCACTCATCATAGGCCTCCTGGTATTCCTCGTGGGGCTTGACCATTATCACGCAGGTGGGGCGCTTAGAGCCAGCGGCTGCACCCAGGTcctgcagagaaggaagaaaggctgTTTGGAACAAAGGCCACACAACCTGTGCACCAAGGAGTCACAAACTGATGGTCCACCAGCCTAATGCAGCCCACAGACATGTGCTAGTCAGCCAATGTTAACATTTTGAATTGGTTGCCACCATCTAAACTCATCAGACTTTCAAGCTGTGGTCCAGCGACACTGGGCCTACAGTTCCATAGGGCAATTGTGAAAGAGCTCCAGCTCAGTAGGGGCTGTCCCCTTAAGCAGGGCCTATGCTTTCCAGGGCCCTGCTATTCCCCACCCCTTGGAGCCCAGACCTGGCCTCTGCTATGTAAGGATAAGGACAGCTGCAGGTCCCTAGAACATCCCTTCTGAACATTGCACCCACTAACAGGACTGACACGTTCAAGTTCACCTTCTGTTTCATTCCCACAGTCCCATTTTACAGGGAAGTAGAAGTACAGAGAGGTGACTTATCTGCATTCCCTCATCTGGGAAGCAGCAGAGCCAAGAATCCATCCAGGCCTGTCTTTAGCTCCAGAGCTCATGCTGTTTGCCACTATGACCTGCTGCCACCAACCTGATCCCAGGCCCTCTTCTGTGCTGACCAAGATCAGGGCTCCTTACCGTCTTAGAGGGGATATAGACATACGGTAAATTCCGGTCTTCACACATAACTGGGAGATGGCAGTATACCTCAATGGGTAATGTGTCTCCTGCCAAAACCATAATCCTGAAATAAGAGAAATCACTGTCACTCCCAGCTTGCTGGTTCCCTTTTCAGTCATAAGGGAAGCCTCTGAGCT
Proteins encoded in this window:
- the NHP2 gene encoding H/ACA ribonucleoprotein complex subunit 2, translating into MTKIKADPDGPEAQADACCGERTYHELLVNLNPIAQPLASRRLTRKLYKCIKKAVKQKQIRRGVKEVQKFINKGEKGIMVLAGDTLPIEVYCHLPVMCEDRNLPYVYIPSKTDLGAAAGSKRPTCVIMVKPHEEYQEAYDECLEEVQALPPPM